In Vigna angularis cultivar LongXiaoDou No.4 chromosome 8, ASM1680809v1, whole genome shotgun sequence, one DNA window encodes the following:
- the LOC108344188 gene encoding receptor-like protein 19 isoform X2 has translation MITPTTMSTKNPVGLRLMMFMLCVVSQVVNGEQQIRCLPKEREALLQFKAAIVDRYAKLSSWTTPDCCQWEGIRCSNVTSHILSLDLHCEIDIGYDDQYIEIFVPYLSGEIHKSLMELRQLQYLNLNTNYFPGSHIPEFLGSFRNLRYLDLSYCHFGGEIPSQLGSLSHLKYLNLASNSLEGSIPHQLENLSQLQHLDLSGISFEGNIPSQLGNLFRLQYLGLSGNYFEQSIPSQLGNLSQLQELYLSDNINFAHGGQLKPTDPLARLYL, from the exons ATGATAACACCCACAACCATGTCAACGAAGAATCCTGTTGGTTTAAGATTGATGATGTTTATGCTGTGTGTGGTGTCGCAGGTTGTTAATGGAGAACAGCAAATCAGATGCCTTCCAAAGGAGAGGGAAGCACTCCTCCAATTCAAGGCTGCCATTGTCGATCGCTACGCCAAGCTATCCTCTTGGACCACTCCCGACTGCTGCCAATGGGAAGGAATTCGCTGCAGCAACGTCACCTCCCATATTCTAAGCCTCGACCTTCACTGTGAAATTGATATTGGATATGATGATCAATATATAGAAATCTTTGTACCTTATCTGAGTGGAGAGATTCACAAGTCGTTGATGGAGTTGCGACAATTACAGTATTTGAACCTCAATACTAATTATTTTCCTGGGAGTCACATTCCAGAGTTTCTTGGTTCTTTCAGAAACTTGAGATATCTTGATCTCTCGTACTGTCATTTTGGCGGAGAAATTCCCAGTCAGTTAGGCTCTCTTTCTCATTTGAAATACTTAAATCTGGCTTCGAATTCTTTAGAGGGTTCAATCCCTCATCAGCTTGAAAATCTCTCCCAATTGCAGCATCTTGATCTCAGTGGCATTTCTTTTGAAGGAAATATACCATCTCAACTTGGAAATCTCTTCCGGTTACAGTATCTTGGTCTCAGTGGCAATTATTTTGAACAAAGTATACCATCTCAACTTGGAAATCTCTCCCAGTTACAAGAGCTCTATCTTTCTGATAACATCAACTTTGCCCATGGAG gGCAATTGAAACCTACCGATCCTCTTGCACGACTTTACCTTTGA
- the LOC108344188 gene encoding receptor-like protein EIX1 isoform X1 gives MITPTTMSTKNPVGLRLMMFMLCVVSQVVNGEQQIRCLPKEREALLQFKAAIVDRYAKLSSWTTPDCCQWEGIRCSNVTSHILSLDLHCEIDIGYDDQYIEIFVPYLSGEIHKSLMELRQLQYLNLNTNYFPGSHIPEFLGSFRNLRYLDLSYCHFGGEIPSQLGSLSHLKYLNLASNSLEGSIPHQLENLSQLQHLDLSGISFEGNIPSQLGNLFRLQYLGLSGNYFEQSIPSQLGNLSQLQELYLSDNINFAHGGQWLPNLLSLTHLYLDSVPNLNRSLTLLQAIAKLPKLRKLSLVNCSLSDHFIMSSMPSKFNSSTSLSVLYLPWNTFTSSSMVFQWVSNITSNLVELDLTGNHLKGSTSSDFGMLMHSLRYLDLSANYFKATDLKSFMNICTLNSLYMHSNNLIEDLPSILGNLSGGCVIHSLQDLGLVHNHITGTLPNISIFSSLKTLLLDGNKLSGAIPEGVELPSTLEDLSIGFNSLEGGIPKSFGDACSLLSLDMSYNNLSDELPMIIFHLSGCARYSLEQLCLGMNQINGTLPDFSTFTSLKTLHLYNNKLNGEIHRDIQFPPKLEGLYMYSNCLKGVLTDYQFANMSKLQVLALSDNSLGLEFTQNWVPPFQLLIIELRSCKLGPTFPKWLQTQYKFVHIDISNATISDTIPEWFWVKLPLQKVMKMNISCNNLQGTIPNVSSTYVSISMFLGSNQFEGSIPLFLRNSQLLDLSYNKFSNPLSFLCGENAISVQVVLDISYNQLSGDIPDCWKKINSLVYLDLSYNNFSGKIPTSMGWLLDLQALLLRNNNLIEGIPLSIRNCTELVMLDLSENKLSGSIPDWIGTNKELQILNLRKNQFYGSLPLEVCCLRNIQVLDLSLNNLSGKIPKCIQNLTSMLQTTSLVDYEGHSYMLFYCSTGIGMSYNLKAWLTWKGSKQMFMNKGLSLLKSIDLSSNHFSEEIPTEIEKLHGLISLNLSRNNLIGKIPSNIGKLTSLDSLDLSRNQLVGSIPPSLAQIYGLGVLDLSHNHLTGEIPIGTQLQSFSISSYEDNLNLCGPPLEKLCIKGGSTQEPNVEVHEHDYSLFNDFFVSMTFGFVISFFMVFGSILFKSSRKRAYFNS, from the coding sequence ATGATAACACCCACAACCATGTCAACGAAGAATCCTGTTGGTTTAAGATTGATGATGTTTATGCTGTGTGTGGTGTCGCAGGTTGTTAATGGAGAACAGCAAATCAGATGCCTTCCAAAGGAGAGGGAAGCACTCCTCCAATTCAAGGCTGCCATTGTCGATCGCTACGCCAAGCTATCCTCTTGGACCACTCCCGACTGCTGCCAATGGGAAGGAATTCGCTGCAGCAACGTCACCTCCCATATTCTAAGCCTCGACCTTCACTGTGAAATTGATATTGGATATGATGATCAATATATAGAAATCTTTGTACCTTATCTGAGTGGAGAGATTCACAAGTCGTTGATGGAGTTGCGACAATTACAGTATTTGAACCTCAATACTAATTATTTTCCTGGGAGTCACATTCCAGAGTTTCTTGGTTCTTTCAGAAACTTGAGATATCTTGATCTCTCGTACTGTCATTTTGGCGGAGAAATTCCCAGTCAGTTAGGCTCTCTTTCTCATTTGAAATACTTAAATCTGGCTTCGAATTCTTTAGAGGGTTCAATCCCTCATCAGCTTGAAAATCTCTCCCAATTGCAGCATCTTGATCTCAGTGGCATTTCTTTTGAAGGAAATATACCATCTCAACTTGGAAATCTCTTCCGGTTACAGTATCTTGGTCTCAGTGGCAATTATTTTGAACAAAGTATACCATCTCAACTTGGAAATCTCTCCCAGTTACAAGAGCTCTATCTTTCTGATAACATCAACTTTGCCCATGGAGGTCAGTGGCTCCCAAATCTCCTTTCTTTAACCCATCTTTACTTGGATTCTGTACCAAATCTTAATCGGTCACTTACTTTGTTGCAAGCGATTGCAAAGCTACCAAAACTAAGAAAACTAAGTTTAGTTAATTGTAGCCTTTCCGATCATTTCATTATGTCATCCATGCCTTCTAAGTTCAATTCTTCTACTTCCCTCTCAGTCCTTTATCTTCCTTGGAACACCTTCACGTCTTCTTCAATGGTATTCCAATGGGTGTCAAACATAACTTCCAACCTTGTTGAGCTTGACCTTACTGGTAACCACTTGAAGGGTTCCACCTCAAGTGATTTTGGCATGCTCATGCATTCGCTTAGGTACCTTGACCTCTCCGCTAATTATTTCAAAGCCACGGATTTGAAATCTTTCATGAATATATGCACcttaaattctttatatatgCATTCAAACAATTTGATTGAAGACCTTCCCTCCATTCTCGGTAATTTGTCCGGTGGTTGCGTTATACACTCATTGCAAGATTTGGGTCTAGTACATAATCACATCACTGGCACTTTGCCTAACATTTCAATATTCTCTTCTTTGAAAACGTTGCTTCTTGATGGAAATAAGTTAAGTGGAGCAATACCGGAAGGCGTCGAGTTACCATCTACGTTGGAGGACTTGTCAATTGGATTCAATTCATTAGAAGGTGGAATTCCAAAATCATTTGGGGATGCATGTTCTTTGCTCTCATTGGACATGTCTTATAATAACTTGAGTGATGAGCTTCCGATGATAATTTTTCACTTGTCTGGATGTGCTAGATATTCATTGGAACAATTATGTCTAGGCATGAATCAAATCAATGGCACACTACCTGACTTCTCAACATTCACATCTTTAAAAACACTACATCTTTACAACAATAAGCTAAATGGAGAGATTCACAGGGACATTCAATTTCCACCTAAACTGGAAGGCCTCTACATGTattcaaattgtttaaaggGTGTGCTGACTGACTACCAATTTGCTAATATGTCTAAGTTACAAGTCTTGGCTTTATCTGACAACTCATTGGGCTTGGAATTTACTCAAAATTGGGTCCCACCTTTTCAATTGTTAATTATCGAATTGAGATCTTGCAAGCTAGGTCCAACATTTCCCAAATGGTTGCAGACGCAATATAAATTTGTCCATATTGACATTTCAAATGCTACAATATCAGATACTATTCCTGAATGGTTTTGGGTTAAATTACCACTACAAAAAGTGATGAAGATGAATATTTCATGCAACAATCTACAAGGTACAATTCCAAATGTTTCATCAACATATGTTTCCATATCCATGTTCCTTGGATCAAATCAATTTGAAGGTTCTATTCCTCTATTTCTACGAAATTCTCAACTTCTTgatttatcatataataaattCTCAAATCCTCTTTCATTTTTGTGTGGAGAAAATGCAATTTCAGTTCAAGTTGTTTTAGACATTTCATATAATCAGTTATCTGGAGATATCCCAGATTGTTGGAAAAAAATCAACTCACtagtttatttagatttgagtTACAATAACTTTTCAGGAAAAATTCCAACTTCAATGGGATGGCTTCTTGATCTTCAAGCATTGTTGTTGAGAAACAACAATTTAATAGAAGGAATCCCTTTATCCATAAGAAATTGCACAGAGCTAGTAATGCTTGATTTGTCAGAAAACAAATTATCAGGATCTATCCCTGATTGGATTGGGACTAATAAAGAGttgcaaatattaaatttgagaaAGAATCAATTCTATGGAAGTTTACCGTTAGAAGTTTGTTGTTTAAGAAACATTCAAGTCTTGGATCTCTCTCTAAACAACTTATCAGGAAAAATTCCTAAATGCATACAAAATCTTACTTCAATGCTTCAAACAACATCTTTAGTAGATTATGAAGGTCATTcatatatgttgttttattgTTCTACTGGAATCGGCATGTCATACAATTTGAAAGCATGGTTGACATGGAAAGGTTCAAAACAAATGTTTATGAATAAAGGTTTGTCACTTTTAAAAAGCATTGATCTCTCAAGCAATCATTTTTCTGAAGAAATTCCTACAGAAATAGAGAAATTACATGGGTTGATTTCATTGAACTTATCAAGAAATAATTTGATCGGAAAAATTCCTTCAAACATTGGAAAGTTAACATCACTTGATTCTCTTGATTTGTCAAGAAATCAACTTGTTGGTTCAATTCCTCCAAGCCTTGCTCAAATTTATGGACTTGGTGTGTTAGATTTGTCTCATAACCATCTAACTGGAGAAATTCCAATAGGCACGCAATTACAAAGTTTTAGTATATCAAGCTATGAAGATAATCTCAATCTTTGTGGACCACCACTTGAGAAATTATGTATTAAGGGTGGATCAACACAAGAACCAAATGTTGAAGTTCATGAACATGACTATTCATTGTTCAATGATTTTTTTGTAAGTATGACATTTGGATTTGTTATAAGCTTCTTCATGGTGTTTGGCTCAATCTTATTCAAAAGTTCTCGGAAACGTGCATATTTCAATTCTTAA